In the genome of Paenibacillus pabuli, the window CCGAGCCGAACCTTTGAGGTGACCTGTCGAGATTTTTTTGATAAACGAAGGAATATTAATGTCGGTTGGACACGCCTTGATACAGGGTGCATCATAACAGTACAGACAGCGGTTCGATTCCTCCATCGCTTCCTTGCCCGTCATTGCAGGCTTCATTTCGGTAAAACGACTCTCCCATCCGTAATCGGACAACGTTGCTCCTGCGCTGTTCATCATGTCTTACACCTCCAAGGTTGATCTCTGTTATCCCCAATTTTTTTATCCCAGGCCACTGCTACAGGTTAACGAGATGTTCGTAGGTCTCAGGCCGTCGATCGCGATAAAATTGCCATACATTGCGTACTTCCCGAATCAGCTCCGTATCCATCTCGCCAATAATAACCTCATCCTGATCCCTGCTGCCCATTGCCACCATCCTGCCTCGCGGGTCTACCAGATACGACTGACCATAAAACTCACCCATATTCCATGGCGATTCCACGCCCACTCGGTTGATGGCAGCCACATAATAGCCATTAGCTACTGCATGGGCAGGCTGCTCCAGCTTCCACAAATATTCCGATGTTCCGGCTACCGTTGCGGAAGGGTTGAATACAATCTCCGCACCAGCCAGCCCAAGCAGCCGTGCTCCCTCCGGAAAATGACGATCATAACAGATGTACACGCCCACTCTGGCGTAAGCTGTATCAAATACCGGATAACCCAGGTTACCGGGTCTGAAATAATATTTTTCCCAGAACCCATTCGTGCCTTCGCCCGCTTCCACATGCGGAATATGATGTTTGCGGTATTTCCCCAGGTAGGAGCCATCCGCATCAATAACCGCAGCCGTATTGTAATATGAAGCGATCCCGTCCACCTCGTATACAGGCAAAATGATCACCACGCCAAGCTCCTTCGCGAGCTCCTGAAAACGCCTGGTCGTCGGTCCTTCCGGCACCTGCTCGGCAGATGCATACCACTTGGGGCTCTGCTCCGTGCAGAAGTACGGCCCATAGAACACCTCCTGCAATCCAATAATCTGTGCTCCCTGAGCAGCCGCTTCCCGCACCAGCGCAATGTGTTTCTGAATGGCAGCCTCCTTATGCACTTCCACTGGAGCGGAGCCTTCAACCTCGTGTGAAGCCTGGATCATTCCGATGCTGATTTTACCCATAATGCCACATCGCCTCCTAGGAGAATGATTTGATATGAACAGCCTTTACACGTCCGTACCGTTACTCACAATTTCCGAGCTGCACATCTGCCTGATCGTGCGGTACAGCACTTCTGTACCGAGAGCAATGTCCTCGAATGAAGAATACTCACTGGGATGATGACTGATCCCATCCTTGCTGCGAACAAAGATCATGCCATAGTCACACACGTAAGAAAGGGCAAGTGCATCATGGAACGGACCACTCATCAGCTCCGGTAAAGGCAGCCCGATCTCTTCGGCAGACGAGCGAATGGCATTCTTGATCCATTCCGCACAATATCGCGGCTCGCTGTTGGTATCTTCAGTTAGGGAGTAGGTCAGGCCGTATTCCGAGCTGACGTCATCCAAGAGGCTCATTAACCTTCCCTCAAGCCGACTTCTGCGCTCCATCTCCATATCTCGCAAATCAACCGTAAAGCTGACCTGCTCGGGAATGATGTTGCGTGAGTCCGGAAAGACTCTGAGGCTCCCCACGGTCCCTACTGTCGGAGCTTCCGGATCTTCTC includes:
- a CDS encoding nitrilase-related carbon-nitrogen hydrolase, which encodes MGKISIGMIQASHEVEGSAPVEVHKEAAIQKHIALVREAAAQGAQIIGLQEVFYGPYFCTEQSPKWYASAEQVPEGPTTRRFQELAKELGVVIILPVYEVDGIASYYNTAAVIDADGSYLGKYRKHHIPHVEAGEGTNGFWEKYYFRPGNLGYPVFDTAYARVGVYICYDRHFPEGARLLGLAGAEIVFNPSATVAGTSEYLWKLEQPAHAVANGYYVAAINRVGVESPWNMGEFYGQSYLVDPRGRMVAMGSRDQDEVIIGEMDTELIREVRNVWQFYRDRRPETYEHLVNL